The following are encoded together in the Lactuca sativa cultivar Salinas chromosome 1, Lsat_Salinas_v11, whole genome shotgun sequence genome:
- the LOC111899460 gene encoding uncharacterized protein LOC111899460 produces the protein MTAKPKYFDGNGGVIALTRWFEKIESIFQICACSEANKVKFAACTFTDRALTWWNGQVKTLTLTVANSMGWERLKELMMAEYSPRGEVQKLEHELWNLKMKGSNIATYTDRFYEVATVSEPHKESVGKKKKSWNKRKGQSSQEPSKKQQTVAVHVVTAPATAPATVLTTQTPTGVYDGKLPLCNKCNFHHHRPCRDLSCNNCGKKGHTTRYCKVPAQPTNQTARAGAGQACYGCGEVGHFRRNFPKATTGGNTGRVLAMG, from the exons atgaccgCGAAACCCAAGTACTTCGACGGAAATGGAGGAGTCATCGCtctgactcgatggttcgagaagatcgaatccatcttccaAATTTGCGCCTGTTCCgaagccaacaaggtgaagtttgctgcctgtaCCTTCACTGACAGAgctttgacctggtggaatggtcaagtcaaaaccctaaccctgacAGTAGCTaattccatgggttgggaaagacTGAAGGAACTCATGATGGCTGAATACAGCCCGAGGGGCGAGGTGCAAAAGTTGGAGCACGAactttggaacttgaagatgaagggttctaaCATTGCTACTTACACTGatagattct ATGAAGTGGCAACTGTTTCTGAGCCACATAAGGAAAGTGTTGGGAAGAAgaagaaatcatggaacaaacgcAAGGGTCAGTCTTCGCAagagccctccaagaaacaacaaacagtggcagttcaTGTTGTTACTGCTCCTGCTACTGCCCCAGCTACTGTTCTAACCACCCAAACTCCTACCGGTGTTTATGATGGGAAATTACCTttgtgcaacaagtgtaacttccatcatcacAGACCCTGCCGTGATTTGAGTTGCAATAACTGTGGGAAGAAGGGTCACACAACTCGATACTGCAAGGTGCCAGCCCAACCCACCAACCAGACTGCGAGAGCAGGTGCTGGTCAagcttgttatggatgtggagaggTTGGGCATTTCAGGAGAAATTTCCCCAAGGCAACGACTGGTGGCAATACAGGGAGAGTTTTGGCAATGGGCTAG